In Salinigranum marinum, one DNA window encodes the following:
- a CDS encoding TCP-1/cpn60 chaperonin family protein translates to MSSDSSTRSPVESILNEEVTARFDDRARSRVFRSVQDVVDVVGTTIGPYGRDKLIVNNGGNVSVTNDAATILRNLHLTDPVARVIGDLANSQIFNAGDGTTTTILFAGALLDRAADLGERGLHPTTIIRGYEHASDVALDRLRAVATTHDIADRSVALDVAETTLRGTNATQLHGPLAELAVDAVERVTDGYDVDLDAIRLRTALGRDLADSHLVEGGTIEGAPAGEPADHPTGAVTLALLDDEVTPNEASRDVSIAAEDAETLSAFVDAERSRTAGLADAISALGVDLLVCTGGVDDAVRSRLAKRETTCLSTVSGPDMRFLSRALGLPPRTSVDDLDPDAVSEAVVAYDRANGRTTLTTTDPGAVTVQLFGQTEAYLDEIDNTVSDAIEVVARVASDGRILAGGGAPEMAMATRVRSDATGVDGREQLAALAFADALETVPRSIATNAGFDATDVLLSLRSAHATGQETAGVDVETGAVGDTAAAGVREPFVVKRYAVTHAVEAVRTLLRIDGIVEAKEIEPTT, encoded by the coding sequence ATGTCCAGCGACTCATCCACCCGATCCCCGGTTGAATCGATCCTCAACGAGGAGGTCACCGCGCGGTTCGACGATCGCGCCAGGAGCCGCGTGTTCCGGAGCGTCCAGGACGTCGTCGACGTCGTCGGGACGACTATCGGTCCGTACGGCCGAGACAAGCTCATCGTCAACAACGGCGGGAACGTCTCCGTGACCAACGACGCGGCGACGATCCTCCGGAACCTCCACCTAACCGATCCCGTCGCGCGCGTGATCGGCGACCTGGCGAACAGCCAGATCTTCAACGCCGGCGACGGGACGACGACGACGATCCTGTTTGCCGGCGCGCTCCTCGACCGCGCGGCTGACCTCGGCGAGCGTGGCCTCCACCCCACGACGATCATCCGAGGGTACGAACACGCGAGCGACGTCGCGCTCGACCGACTGCGGGCGGTCGCGACGACGCACGACATCGCCGACCGTTCGGTGGCGCTCGACGTCGCCGAGACGACGCTCCGCGGGACGAACGCCACCCAACTGCACGGACCGCTCGCCGAACTCGCCGTCGACGCCGTCGAGCGAGTCACCGACGGCTACGACGTAGACCTCGACGCGATCCGGCTCCGGACGGCGCTCGGCCGGGACCTGGCCGACTCGCACCTCGTCGAGGGTGGGACCATCGAGGGGGCCCCGGCGGGCGAGCCTGCCGACCACCCGACCGGGGCGGTCACGCTGGCGCTGCTCGACGACGAGGTGACACCGAACGAGGCCAGCCGCGACGTCTCGATCGCCGCCGAGGACGCCGAGACTCTCTCGGCGTTCGTCGACGCCGAGCGGAGCCGGACGGCCGGGCTGGCCGACGCGATCAGCGCGCTGGGAGTCGATCTCCTCGTCTGCACCGGCGGCGTCGACGACGCGGTCCGGTCGCGACTCGCGAAGCGCGAGACAACCTGCCTCTCGACCGTGAGCGGCCCGGATATGCGGTTCCTCTCGCGGGCGCTCGGACTCCCCCCGCGGACGAGCGTCGACGACCTCGACCCCGACGCCGTCAGCGAGGCCGTCGTCGCGTACGACCGCGCGAACGGCCGAACGACGCTGACGACGACCGATCCCGGGGCCGTGACCGTCCAGCTGTTCGGGCAGACCGAGGCGTACCTCGACGAGATCGACAACACCGTCTCAGACGCGATCGAGGTCGTCGCCCGGGTTGCGAGCGACGGCCGGATACTGGCCGGCGGCGGTGCGCCCGAGATGGCGATGGCGACCCGCGTGCGGTCGGACGCGACCGGCGTCGACGGGCGCGAACAGCTCGCCGCGTTGGCGTTCGCCGACGCGCTCGAAACCGTCCCGCGGTCGATCGCGACCAACGCCGGGTTCGACGCCACGGACGTCCTCCTGTCGCTCCGATCGGCACACGCCACGGGTCAGGAGACGGCGGGCGTCGACGTAGAGACGGGAGCCGTCGGGGACACGGCCGCGGCCGGCGTGCGGGAGCCGTTCGTCGTCAAGCGGTACGCGGTGACCCACGCCGTCGAGGCGGTGCGGACGCTGCTGCGTATCGACGGCATCGTCGAGGCGAAAGAGATCGAGCCGACGACGTAA
- a CDS encoding ABC transporter permease gives MASKSKLGRFNVQILSGDLESLLTGGFARVIGIAVGFALWSVLAMQFPRELLPTPSETLLLAWGLVADGTGWIHIATTFQSLFWAFTFAMLLGGTLGILMGINSYSQNFFTPYVNIGLSIPGLAWAATTFLVFTYSATALGTLRFTPVLAATLTVFPYIAINIWKGVENIDHDLLRMADAFSISRPRMLWRIILPNIAPQIFSAIRFGLAIGWKVTIIAELFAGSAGIGFKLEHAYQVYQYEEAWAWAALFLIIIVLIEYGVFKPIERRAFAWRTDVELSNIGGR, from the coding sequence ATGGCGAGCAAGTCGAAACTCGGCCGGTTCAACGTTCAGATCCTCTCCGGCGACCTCGAGTCGCTGCTGACCGGCGGCTTCGCGCGAGTGATCGGCATTGCGGTCGGGTTCGCGCTCTGGTCCGTGCTCGCGATGCAGTTCCCGCGCGAGCTACTGCCGACGCCCTCGGAGACGCTGCTTCTGGCGTGGGGACTGGTCGCCGACGGGACCGGGTGGATACACATCGCCACGACGTTCCAGTCGCTGTTCTGGGCGTTCACCTTCGCGATGCTCCTCGGCGGGACGCTCGGGATCCTGATGGGCATCAATAGCTACAGTCAGAACTTCTTCACCCCGTACGTCAACATCGGGCTGTCGATCCCCGGGCTTGCGTGGGCGGCGACCACGTTCTTGGTGTTCACCTACTCCGCGACGGCGCTCGGGACCCTGCGCTTTACGCCCGTGCTCGCGGCGACGTTGACCGTGTTCCCCTACATCGCGATCAACATCTGGAAGGGCGTCGAGAACATCGACCACGACCTCCTCCGGATGGCCGACGCGTTCTCGATCTCGCGTCCACGGATGCTCTGGCGGATCATCCTCCCGAACATCGCGCCGCAGATCTTCTCTGCGATCCGGTTCGGGCTCGCGATCGGCTGGAAGGTCACCATCATCGCCGAACTGTTCGCCGGGTCGGCCGGCATCGGATTCAAGCTCGAACACGCCTACCAGGTCTACCAGTACGAGGAGGCCTGGGCGTGGGCGGCGCTGTTCCTCATCATCATCGTGCTCATCGAGTACGGCGTGTTCAAGCCGATCGAACGGCGCGCGTTCGCGTGGCGGACCGACGTCGAACTCAGCAACATCGGAGGGCGGTGA
- a CDS encoding DUF7344 domain-containing protein: MSSNAPPSHTPLPTAETGLTPGELFGVLTERQRRRVLHALHGRDGATDCESLAATITDDDESERRTAVELHHLVLPRLDQADLVRLSDGGGVTLTDGGRSVTEWLESVAPR, encoded by the coding sequence ATGTCCTCCAATGCCCCGCCGTCACACACGCCGCTTCCGACAGCCGAGACGGGCCTGACGCCCGGCGAACTGTTCGGCGTGCTCACGGAGCGTCAGCGCCGCCGCGTGCTCCACGCGCTCCACGGACGGGACGGAGCGACCGATTGCGAGTCGCTCGCGGCGACGATCACCGACGACGACGAGAGCGAGCGCCGAACCGCGGTCGAGTTGCACCACCTGGTGCTCCCGAGGCTCGACCAGGCTGACCTCGTTCGTCTCTCCGATGGCGGTGGCGTCACCCTCACGGACGGCGGCCGGTCGGTCACCGAGTGGCTCGAGTCCGTCGCACCCCGCTGA
- a CDS encoding fumarylacetoacetate hydrolase family protein: MRRVRFRDEAGSNRVGTLTEDGIEFGGQLYNPEDVTYLPPTEPSKIVCVGWNYLEHAAEKDVELPDRPSLFLKPPNALAAHGDTVTLPSGKDLVEYEAELGVIIDRHCRNVAEEDAMDVIRGFTCVNDISNRDDQNVEQNWVRGKAFDNSAPMGPVMATPEHVPDDARVTSRVNGETRQDSSIEHLIFSIPELVAEITSYVTLEPGDVVSTGTPEGVGPLSDGDHVEIEVEGVGTLEHDIRVV, translated from the coding sequence ATGCGACGCGTGAGATTCAGAGACGAGGCTGGCTCAAATCGGGTTGGAACACTGACCGAAGACGGAATCGAGTTCGGTGGCCAACTGTACAACCCCGAGGACGTGACGTATCTGCCCCCGACCGAGCCGAGCAAGATCGTCTGCGTGGGATGGAACTACCTCGAACACGCCGCGGAGAAAGACGTTGAACTCCCCGATAGACCGTCGCTGTTTCTGAAACCGCCGAACGCCCTCGCCGCTCACGGCGACACGGTAACCCTTCCCTCCGGCAAGGACCTCGTCGAGTACGAGGCGGAACTGGGTGTGATCATCGACCGACACTGCCGGAACGTCGCCGAGGAGGACGCGATGGACGTCATCAGAGGGTTCACCTGTGTGAACGACATCTCGAACCGCGACGACCAGAACGTCGAGCAGAACTGGGTCCGCGGCAAGGCGTTCGACAACTCCGCACCCATGGGGCCCGTCATGGCAACGCCGGAGCACGTGCCTGACGATGCACGCGTCACCTCACGAGTCAACGGCGAGACGCGGCAGGACTCGTCGATCGAACACCTGATCTTCTCGATCCCCGAACTCGTCGCGGAGATCACCTCGTACGTGACGCTCGAACCGGGCGACGTCGTTTCGACGGGCACCCCGGAAGGTGTCGGGCCGCTCTCCGACGGCGACCACGTCGAGATCGAGGTCGAGGGTGTCGGCACGCTCGAACACGACATCCGTGTCGTCTGA
- a CDS encoding IclR family transcriptional regulator: protein MMPTAKNPVGTTKKSFRVLELLVELDGAGVSEVADALSLSKATTHHHLTTLEEMGYVVRWDDKYHVGSRFLALAGAARRRIGLDDSAVDIVDELAATTGERVTVAAFECGYAVVLYTATGDRPAHDDLSPGDRLPLHTTAAGKAIFAQLDADSVESIYRAYGTESFTEKTITDRDALGDELRMIRQQGLAFTRGEHHPDHYGVAAPITADDRLVASLTVSGPKERIGGKGLQQDVAGLIVSAAKRVRHEL from the coding sequence ATGATGCCAACTGCGAAGAACCCAGTCGGAACGACGAAGAAGAGCTTCCGGGTTCTCGAACTGCTCGTGGAACTGGACGGCGCGGGTGTCTCGGAGGTCGCCGACGCGCTCTCGCTCTCGAAGGCGACGACGCATCACCACCTCACGACCCTCGAAGAGATGGGCTACGTCGTTCGATGGGACGACAAGTACCACGTCGGCTCACGGTTTCTCGCCCTCGCGGGGGCTGCACGCCGTCGGATCGGGCTGGACGACTCGGCCGTCGATATCGTCGACGAACTGGCGGCGACGACGGGTGAACGGGTCACCGTTGCTGCCTTCGAGTGTGGCTACGCCGTCGTTCTCTACACCGCCACCGGCGACCGTCCGGCCCACGATGACCTCTCCCCGGGCGACCGGCTCCCGCTTCACACCACCGCCGCGGGTAAGGCGATCTTCGCCCAACTCGACGCCGACAGCGTCGAGTCGATCTACCGGGCGTACGGGACGGAGTCGTTCACCGAGAAGACCATCACCGACCGGGACGCCCTCGGCGACGAACTCAGGATGATCCGACAGCAGGGGCTCGCGTTCACCCGTGGCGAGCACCACCCGGACCACTACGGCGTGGCGGCCCCCATCACGGCCGACGACCGACTCGTGGCCTCCCTCACGGTGTCGGGGCCGAAGGAGCGGATCGGCGGGAAGGGGCTCCAACAGGACGTCGCCGGACTGATCGTCAGCGCCGCCAAGCGGGTCCGTCACGAGCTCTGA
- the ubaA gene encoding SAMP-activating enzyme E1: MSLSLDATQLDRYSRHIIMDEVGPEGQKRLLDGSVLVVGAGGLGAPVIQYLAAAGVGRLGVVDDDVVERSNLQRQVIHADADVGVPKVESARRFIERLNPDVTVETYETRLDSANVEVVDEYDLVVDASDNFPTRYLVNDYCQLTETPLVHGSIYKFEGQATTILPGGPCYRCLFPEAPEPGTVPDCATTGVLGVLPGTVGCIQATETVKLLLEAGETLDGRLLFYDAMDMTFETVPYRRNPDCPVCGDDPIESVADVEYTGGCTVGGH, translated from the coding sequence ATGAGCCTCTCTCTCGACGCGACACAGTTGGACCGCTACTCGCGACACATCATCATGGACGAGGTGGGGCCGGAGGGACAGAAACGGCTCCTCGACGGGAGCGTCCTGGTCGTCGGAGCGGGCGGGCTCGGTGCGCCGGTCATTCAGTATCTCGCGGCCGCCGGCGTCGGCCGACTGGGCGTCGTCGACGACGACGTCGTCGAGCGGTCGAACCTCCAGCGGCAGGTCATCCACGCCGACGCCGACGTGGGCGTCCCGAAAGTCGAGAGCGCGCGGCGGTTCATCGAACGGCTCAACCCCGACGTCACGGTCGAGACGTACGAGACGCGGCTCGACAGCGCGAACGTGGAAGTCGTCGACGAGTACGACCTCGTCGTCGACGCCTCCGACAACTTCCCGACGCGCTACCTGGTGAACGACTACTGTCAACTCACGGAGACGCCGCTCGTCCACGGCTCGATCTACAAGTTCGAGGGCCAGGCGACCACGATCCTCCCGGGCGGGCCGTGTTATCGCTGTCTGTTCCCGGAGGCACCCGAACCGGGGACGGTGCCCGACTGCGCGACGACCGGCGTCCTCGGCGTCCTCCCGGGGACGGTCGGCTGTATCCAGGCGACCGAAACGGTCAAACTCCTCCTCGAAGCGGGCGAGACGCTCGACGGTCGACTGCTGTTTTACGACGCGATGGACATGACGTTCGAGACGGTCCCGTACCGAAGAAACCCCGACTGCCCCGTCTGCGGGGACGACCCCATCGAGAGCGTCGCGGACGTCGAGTACACCGGTGGGTGTACCGTGGGCGGCCACTGA
- the dgoD gene encoding galactonate dehydratase: protein MKVTGYELFRVPPRWLFLRLETDEGVVGWGEPATEGREQTVCAAVGDLLDTYVLGEDPRRIERLWQRMYHGEHSRGGPILMGAIACIDQALWDINGRYEGVPVYELLGGPVREKIHAYKWLSGDRPAELADSAAEAAELGFSVVELMINVRPARIETRHVRKSADERLRRVREAVGDDIDIAVDFRGRVSKPVARQLAAVLDDHDLMFIEEPLLPEYDDALGQLRHQTRTSIATGQRRYSRWDFKQVLTAGVADIVQPAITHAGGITEIRKIADMAEAFDVPVMPKCSVGPVAFAAALHLHMASQNLVSQELHNELQNRADNSFYRYLSNPDYFELADGYLTVSDTPGLGIEVDEATVRAEATEDLSWHSPLWHHEDGSVAHW, encoded by the coding sequence ATGAAGGTAACTGGGTACGAACTGTTCCGGGTTCCGCCGCGGTGGCTGTTCCTCAGACTCGAAACGGACGAGGGTGTAGTCGGGTGGGGTGAACCAGCCACCGAGGGGCGGGAACAGACCGTCTGTGCGGCGGTCGGCGACCTGCTCGACACGTACGTCCTGGGCGAGGATCCGCGCCGGATCGAGCGCCTCTGGCAGCGGATGTACCACGGCGAACACTCCCGTGGCGGGCCGATCCTGATGGGGGCGATCGCCTGTATCGACCAGGCGCTGTGGGACATCAACGGGCGGTACGAGGGCGTCCCGGTTTACGAGCTGCTCGGTGGCCCCGTCCGCGAGAAGATCCACGCGTACAAGTGGCTCAGCGGCGACCGCCCCGCCGAACTCGCGGATTCGGCGGCCGAGGCGGCCGAACTGGGCTTTAGCGTTGTCGAGCTGATGATCAACGTTCGACCGGCGCGGATCGAGACCCGCCACGTCCGCAAGTCGGCCGACGAACGCCTCCGCCGCGTTCGCGAGGCAGTGGGGGACGACATCGACATCGCCGTCGACTTCCGTGGGCGCGTCAGCAAACCTGTCGCTCGCCAACTCGCGGCGGTGCTGGACGACCACGATCTGATGTTCATCGAGGAGCCACTCCTCCCGGAGTACGACGACGCGCTCGGCCAACTCCGTCACCAGACGCGAACCTCGATCGCGACCGGCCAGCGGCGGTACTCACGCTGGGACTTCAAACAGGTCCTCACGGCCGGCGTCGCCGACATCGTCCAGCCGGCGATCACTCACGCGGGCGGGATCACGGAGATCCGGAAGATCGCGGACATGGCCGAGGCGTTCGATGTCCCGGTCATGCCGAAGTGCTCCGTCGGCCCGGTCGCTTTCGCCGCCGCACTCCACCTCCACATGGCCTCACAGAACCTCGTCTCGCAGGAACTGCACAACGAACTCCAGAACAGGGCGGACAACAGCTTCTACCGCTACCTCTCGAACCCCGACTACTTCGAACTCGCCGACGGGTACCTGACCGTCTCGGACACCCCCGGGCTGGGGATCGAGGTGGACGAAGCGACCGTCCGTGCGGAGGCCACGGAGGACCTCTCGTGGCACAGCCCGCTCTGGCACCACGAGGACGGAAGCGTCGCGCACTGGTAG
- a CDS encoding class II aldolase/adducin family protein — protein sequence MVVQTKQELVLGCRLLDKAGLFDEHGHLSARRDDPDRVWINAFASPGTTTMRDYIEVDLTSTDYPESAPGETPIHTQAFRNRPDVEAVCHHHAPYMTLLSSLGIPQRPVHPNGVVQADAFSVFEDYHDEGGMLVTTEAEAQDLADALGDDDVVLLRGHGAVVVGESVSEVVAKCLKAEYNAELLYKQATVGEPWYLPEHLVERNVDNMLSESQIVKTLDYYFTKL from the coding sequence ATGGTTGTCCAAACCAAGCAGGAGCTCGTTCTCGGTTGCCGACTACTCGACAAGGCCGGTCTCTTCGACGAACACGGTCACCTGAGCGCGCGGCGTGACGACCCCGACCGGGTCTGGATCAACGCGTTCGCCAGCCCGGGGACGACGACGATGCGCGACTACATCGAGGTCGACCTGACGTCCACCGACTACCCCGAGAGCGCGCCCGGAGAGACGCCGATCCACACACAAGCGTTCCGGAATCGGCCCGACGTCGAGGCCGTCTGTCACCACCACGCGCCATACATGACGCTCCTCTCCAGCCTCGGGATCCCACAGCGCCCCGTCCACCCGAACGGGGTGGTGCAGGCCGACGCGTTCTCGGTCTTCGAGGACTATCACGATGAGGGCGGCATGCTGGTCACGACCGAAGCCGAGGCCCAGGATCTCGCCGACGCGCTCGGCGACGACGACGTCGTGTTGCTCCGCGGCCACGGCGCGGTCGTCGTCGGCGAGAGCGTCTCCGAGGTCGTCGCGAAATGTCTCAAGGCGGAGTACAACGCGGAACTGCTCTACAAGCAGGCGACGGTCGGCGAGCCGTGGTATCTGCCCGAACACCTCGTCGAACGGAACGTCGACAACATGCTCAGCGAGTCACAGATCGTCAAGACGCTCGACTACTACTTCACCAAACTCTAA
- a CDS encoding ABC transporter ATP-binding protein, which translates to MSSETIDTTVDGTITSETAGSIHIEGLTKEFDTSEGRELVFEDINVDIEPSSFVCLLGKSGSGKSTMLNIVSGILEPTAGQVRFETADGTGDVTLGHVFQSPRLMPWDTNLQNIEFVNEGNPDYDDDAGRKYLDLVGLSGHYNKFPGQLSGGQQQRVGIARALSVDPEVLLMDEPFSNLDEITAEELRTELISIWSELNKTVFFVTHDMTEAIQLADRLLMLGEGRIYGDLEVPLERPRRVDTDEFLRFRQKAIDTFHSIDEE; encoded by the coding sequence ATGAGTTCAGAAACGATCGATACGACGGTCGACGGCACAATCACATCGGAGACAGCAGGCTCGATTCACATCGAGGGCCTGACCAAGGAGTTCGACACCTCGGAGGGCCGCGAGCTGGTCTTCGAGGACATCAACGTCGACATCGAACCGAGCAGTTTCGTCTGCCTCCTCGGGAAGTCGGGGAGCGGGAAGTCGACGATGCTGAACATCGTCAGCGGGATCCTCGAACCCACGGCCGGACAGGTCCGGTTCGAGACGGCCGACGGCACCGGAGACGTCACGCTCGGTCACGTCTTCCAGTCGCCGCGGCTGATGCCGTGGGACACGAACCTCCAGAACATCGAGTTCGTCAACGAGGGGAACCCCGACTACGACGACGACGCCGGGCGGAAGTACCTCGACCTCGTCGGGCTGTCGGGCCACTACAACAAGTTCCCGGGGCAGCTCTCCGGCGGCCAGCAGCAACGGGTCGGTATCGCGCGGGCGCTGAGCGTGGACCCCGAGGTGCTGCTGATGGACGAGCCGTTCAGCAACCTCGACGAGATCACCGCCGAGGAGCTCCGGACGGAGCTCATCAGCATCTGGTCGGAGCTCAACAAGACGGTCTTCTTCGTCACCCACGACATGACGGAGGCGATCCAGCTCGCCGACCGGCTGTTGATGCTCGGCGAGGGGCGGATCTACGGCGACCTCGAAGTACCGCTCGAACGGCCGCGGCGTGTCGACACCGACGAGTTCCTCCGGTTCCGCCAGAAGGCGATCGACACGTTCCACTCGATCGACGAGGAGTAA
- a CDS encoding ABC transporter permease, protein MSTQTPNRVVNVVPDVLLEHRGVVFLESIFVLVLVWQLLYAALPTFAEAFVSPGEVVAATYELLVSMVWVEHWIASLTHVAYGFGIALVAGTVLGIVVGWWDFWEKAFQDYLTIGIAIPSLFVAIFSAMWFGLGSTTPAAAAAIVATPYLAMNVYGGINNIDNDLLAMSSAFGVSRLRVIRRVIVQSVLPDWFAGIRYALALSWKIASLAEYIAAEEGIGFMIRFEMRVLDLAGVMSWVVFFTIFLLFLEYGVLAQIEKRVFAWRQDNSIGWS, encoded by the coding sequence ATGAGTACACAGACACCGAATCGCGTCGTCAACGTCGTGCCAGACGTGCTGCTGGAACATCGAGGGGTGGTATTCCTCGAGTCCATCTTCGTGCTCGTGTTGGTCTGGCAACTGCTGTACGCCGCGCTCCCGACGTTCGCCGAGGCGTTCGTCTCCCCCGGCGAGGTCGTCGCTGCGACGTACGAACTGCTCGTGAGCATGGTGTGGGTCGAACACTGGATCGCCAGCCTCACCCACGTCGCCTACGGCTTCGGGATCGCGCTCGTCGCCGGGACGGTGCTCGGCATCGTCGTCGGCTGGTGGGACTTCTGGGAGAAGGCGTTCCAGGACTACCTCACGATCGGGATCGCCATCCCCTCGCTGTTCGTGGCGATCTTCTCGGCGATGTGGTTCGGGCTGGGGTCGACGACGCCCGCGGCAGCGGCCGCGATCGTTGCGACGCCCTATCTCGCGATGAACGTGTACGGCGGCATCAACAACATCGACAATGACCTGCTGGCGATGTCCAGTGCCTTTGGCGTGTCGCGGTTGCGCGTGATCCGCCGTGTCATCGTCCAGTCGGTGCTTCCCGACTGGTTCGCCGGCATTCGGTACGCGCTGGCGCTGAGCTGGAAGATCGCCAGCCTCGCCGAGTACATTGCCGCGGAGGAGGGGATCGGCTTTATGATCCGGTTCGAGATGCGGGTGCTCGACCTCGCCGGCGTCATGTCGTGGGTCGTCTTCTTCACCATCTTCCTGCTCTTCTTGGAGTACGGGGTACTCGCACAGATCGAGAAACGCGTCTTCGCCTGGCGGCAGGACAACTCCATCGGGTGGTCCTAA
- a CDS encoding 50S ribosomal protein L15e → MARSFYSHIKEAWRTPKEGKLAELQWQRKQEWRDQGAIVRIDRPTRLDKARELGYKAKQGITVVRVAVRKGNARKQRHKAGRRSKRQGVNRIGRRKNIQRIAEERAARKHPNMRVLNSYWVGEDGSQKWHEIILVDPEHPAIENDADLNWICDDSHRGRAFRGLTNAGKANRGLTNRGKGTEHVRPSQGASRRRGK, encoded by the coding sequence ATGGCACGAAGCTTCTACTCACACATCAAGGAAGCCTGGCGGACCCCGAAGGAGGGGAAACTCGCCGAGCTACAGTGGCAGCGAAAACAGGAGTGGCGCGACCAGGGTGCGATCGTCCGCATCGACCGCCCTACCAGACTGGACAAAGCGCGCGAACTCGGCTACAAGGCCAAGCAGGGCATCACAGTCGTACGCGTCGCCGTCCGCAAAGGGAACGCCCGCAAACAGCGACACAAGGCCGGCCGCCGCTCGAAGCGCCAGGGCGTCAACCGCATCGGCCGCCGCAAGAACATCCAGCGGATCGCCGAGGAGCGCGCCGCGCGCAAACACCCCAACATGCGCGTGCTCAACTCCTACTGGGTCGGTGAGGACGGCTCACAGAAGTGGCACGAGATCATCCTCGTGGATCCCGAACACCCCGCGATCGAGAACGACGCGGACCTCAACTGGATCTGCGACGACAGCCACCGAGGCCGCGCCTTCCGCGGACTGACCAACGCCGGCAAAGCCAACCGCGGGCTCACCAACCGCGGGAAAGGCACGGAGCACGTGCGCCCGAGCCAGGGCGCGAGCCGACGCCGCGGCAAGTAA